The following DNA comes from Flavobacteriales bacterium.
GACCTATCTCATCTCCCAAGAGAGCCTGCGCTGGATGCTCTACCTGCTGTTCGCCATGGTCGTTATCCTATTCGTATTCGGGACCAGGCGCAAGCAGCGTCCCATACCAGTGATCCGGCCCAAGGAGAATAGCAGTCTGGAATATGTGGACACCATCTCAGAGCTCTATTTCGCCCAATCCGGAGATGGGCGCATCTTCAAGTATCTTTCCGAGCAATTCCAATTCTTCATCAGGAACAGATACCGCATCCAATTCAAATGGCACGATGAGCAGACCTGGGGGATTCTCTCAAAAGCATCAGGTATTCCTTTGAGCCATATCAAGAGCATGACGAGTACCTACACGAAAGGGAGCTATGAACCCAATGTCACGAGCGACTTGCTCACCGATTACTATCGGACATTGGATTATTTCTATACCAATTGTAAATAGACTATGGAAGAGAACCAACACGAAGACGACCGACCGGAAGAGCAGGATGCATCTGAATCCCCAGCACAGGAAGGACAAGAGGCCACGCGAGAAGACGGCCTAGAAGCCGATGGGCTCCCCGATTGGGTGGCCGATGGAAATGCTGCAGATATCGGATACATCTCCACCATGATGATGAAGGTCCAGGAGGAGGCATCCAAGGTCTTGATCGGTCAGGGGGATCTGGTGCAGAAGCTTCTCGTGGCCCTGATCACCGGAGGAAATGTGCTTGTAGAGGGCGTGCCCGGTATTGCTAAGACCATGACGGCTCGTACTCTGGCTCGTTGTATCAATGCTGAATTCAGCCGTATCCAATTCACTCCTGACCTCATGCCGGCCGACATCCTCGGGACTACGGTCTTCAATGTCAAAGAGAGCGAATTCGAATTCCGCAAGGGTCCCATCTTCTCCAATCTTATCCTCATCGATGAGGTGAACCGGGCACCGGCCAAGACCCAGGCGGCACTGATAGAGGTGATGGAAGAACGGCAAGTGACCATAGAAGGGCATAGCTACAGCATGGAAGAACCCTTCTTCATCATGGCTACTCAGAATCCGGTCGAGCAGGAAGGCACATACAAGCTGCCCGAGGCTCAGATGGACCGATTCCTTTTCCGTCTCAAACTCCACTATCCGGATCTGGAGAGTGAAAAGGCCATCTTGGAGCGCTTCCAATCCGATTTCCAACAACGCAAGGAAGAGGAGGTCCAAGCTGTATTGACCAAGGAGGATCTGAAGAAGGCCCAGCAGATCGTGGAGTCTGTCCATATCAAGGATGAGCTGATCGATTACCTGGCCCGAATCGTCATTGCCACACGGAACAACGGAGACCTATATCTGGGAGCTTCTCCCAGGGCCTCATTGGGCATCCTTCGCTCTGCCAAGGCCATGGCATTGATCAAGGGAAGGGGATTCGTCACTCCGGATGATATCAAGGAGGTGGTCTATCCGGTTCTCAATCACCGCATCATCCTTTCTCATGAGCGCGAGATGGAAGGCATGGATACCGAAGAGCTCATCAAGGGCTTGATCGATGATATCGAAGTGCCTCGATGATCCATTTCTTCCGCTATACCCACCTGGGACCACGTTTGCTGCCAGCGCTAGGAGTCATCGCATTCCTCTTTGCGCTGAGTTTTAACTGGGGCTTTCTATTTCCTATTGCGCAAGGTCTGACAGTACTCATACTTGCTCTATTGCTGGCCGAGGGGCTCATCCTATATGGCGGACAGATACGCTTGGATGCCCATCGCGATGTGCCGCAACTACTCTCCCTAGGCGATGAGAATCCAGTACGTATCCATATCCAGAATCACTCGGCCATCTCGGTGGAGATCGAGCTTGTCGATGAGCTACCGGTGCAATTGCAAGAAAGACGCTTCTCGAAGAGTATCCGCATAGAGGAGAATGCTACGGAGACCTTAGCTTATCACATCCGCCCTACCAGCAGAGGGGTCTATGCCTATGGAGATCTCCAGCTTTTGGTATCAGGACCGATCGGCCTGTTCAGGAGGAGATTCACTATTCCTGCCTCCATGGATTGCAAGGTCTATCCGAGTATCATACAGATGAAGGAATTCGAACTGAAGGCCTTCTCACGTATCGCTACGAGTGAAGGGGTCAAGAAGCTGCGCAAGATGGGTGTGAGTTATGAGTTCGAGCAGATCAACCCCTATGTCAAGGGAGACGATATCCGGCATATCAACTGGAAGGCTACGGCCCGCAGACAAGAATTGATGGTCAATCGCTTCGAGACCGAGCGGTCCCAGTCGGTGTACAATGTCATCTGCAAGAACCGCGAGATGCGCATGCCCTTCCATGGCATGAGTCTGATGGATCATGCGGTGAATACCACTCTGGCTGTATCGAATATCGCATTGCACAAATACGACAAGATCGGATTGATCACCTTTTCCGATAAGATCGGCAGCATGCTTCGGGCCAGTCGGGAACGCAAGCAGCTCAAGCATCTGATGAATGCACTCTACAAGGAACGTGAGCGGGAGACCGAGGCCAACTATGACCTGCTCAACCTCAGTATCAGACAATTGGCACCCAACCGGAGTTTGATCTTCTTGTACATCAATTTCGAGAGCCCCTATGCCCTGGATCGCGCCCTGCCTTATCTCAAATCCATCAGCAAGCGGCATCTATTGGTGGTGATATTCTTCAAGAACGTGGAGGTAGAAGCATACACCTCCAGCCCGGCAAAGGATCTTCGAGGCATCTACAAGCGCACTATCGCTCAGAAGATGGTCAATGAGAAAGAGGCCATGCTCCGCAAACTCCGACAGGCCAAGATCCAGACCATTCTCACAGAGCCGGACCGCCTCAGTATGCGCACCGTAGACAAATACCTGGAGCTCAAAGGCAGAGGCTTGATCTGAACCCTAACTTCGTTCTGAAGTCCAATAGATATGAGAGCCAAGCTACTCGCAGCTGTATTTACGACCATCATTCTTGGAGCTTCAGGGCAGATGTATTATCCACCCCTTGAAGGAGATGAATGGGAGGCCACAGATCCTTCTGCATTGAATTTCTGCCCTGACCGCATCGATTCGCTCTATGCCTTTCTGGAGGAGAAGAACACTTTTTCTTTCATCATGTTGAAAGAGGGGCGCATGGTCCTTGAGCAGTATTTCGGAAACTATACCCAGAACTCTATCTGGTATTGGGCATCGGCTGGGAAAACGCTCACCGCGTATCTGGTAGGTTGTGCTCAAGAAGACGGTCTCCTTGACATCGATGACCCTACACAGCTCTATCTGGGAGAAGGGTGGACCACCTGTACTCCGGCCCAAGAAGAGGCCATCACCATCCGTCATCAGCTATCTATGATCTCCGGCCTCAACGATGAAGTGGATGATGCCAACTGTCTGGACCCTGAATGTTTGGAATACCTGGTCGATCCCGGAGAGCGCTGGGCATACTACAATGCTCCCTATCGATTGCTGCTGGATGTGCTGAGTGAGACCAGTGGGCAGGCCATAGGAGCGTATACGACCGAGCGGATGGGAGAACGCATAGGGATGGGGGGATTCTGGCTGGACTATGTGCGCTGGGGTAAGGCTCGGGATATGGCGCGATTCGGACTGCTATCGCTCAACCAAGGGGTATGGGAGACTGACACCGTGCTCTCTGATGCGACCTATCTGTACGACATGGTGCATCCATCACAAGACCTCAATCGATCGTATGGATACCTCTGGTGGCTCAACGGTCAGGAGGACTTCATGCTTCCCGGTCTGCAGCTGACCTTCGGTGGTTCCCTCATCCCGGATGCTCCGGATGATATGTATTCCGCATTGGGCTTGAATGACCAGAAGATCTATGTGGTCCCGAGTCAGGACCTGGTGGTCGT
Coding sequences within:
- a CDS encoding MoxR family ATPase, whose translation is MEENQHEDDRPEEQDASESPAQEGQEATREDGLEADGLPDWVADGNAADIGYISTMMMKVQEEASKVLIGQGDLVQKLLVALITGGNVLVEGVPGIAKTMTARTLARCINAEFSRIQFTPDLMPADILGTTVFNVKESEFEFRKGPIFSNLILIDEVNRAPAKTQAALIEVMEERQVTIEGHSYSMEEPFFIMATQNPVEQEGTYKLPEAQMDRFLFRLKLHYPDLESEKAILERFQSDFQQRKEEEVQAVLTKEDLKKAQQIVESVHIKDELIDYLARIVIATRNNGDLYLGASPRASLGILRSAKAMALIKGRGFVTPDDIKEVVYPVLNHRIILSHEREMEGMDTEELIKGLIDDIEVPR
- a CDS encoding DUF58 domain-containing protein produces the protein MIHFFRYTHLGPRLLPALGVIAFLFALSFNWGFLFPIAQGLTVLILALLLAEGLILYGGQIRLDAHRDVPQLLSLGDENPVRIHIQNHSAISVEIELVDELPVQLQERRFSKSIRIEENATETLAYHIRPTSRGVYAYGDLQLLVSGPIGLFRRRFTIPASMDCKVYPSIIQMKEFELKAFSRIATSEGVKKLRKMGVSYEFEQINPYVKGDDIRHINWKATARRQELMVNRFETERSQSVYNVICKNREMRMPFHGMSLMDHAVNTTLAVSNIALHKYDKIGLITFSDKIGSMLRASRERKQLKHLMNALYKERERETEANYDLLNLSIRQLAPNRSLIFLYINFESPYALDRALPYLKSISKRHLLVVIFFKNVEVEAYTSSPAKDLRGIYKRTIAQKMVNEKEAMLRKLRQAKIQTILTEPDRLSMRTVDKYLELKGRGLI
- a CDS encoding serine hydrolase translates to MRAKLLAAVFTTIILGASGQMYYPPLEGDEWEATDPSALNFCPDRIDSLYAFLEEKNTFSFIMLKEGRMVLEQYFGNYTQNSIWYWASAGKTLTAYLVGCAQEDGLLDIDDPTQLYLGEGWTTCTPAQEEAITIRHQLSMISGLNDEVDDANCLDPECLEYLVDPGERWAYYNAPYRLLLDVLSETSGQAIGAYTTERMGERIGMGGFWLDYVRWGKARDMARFGLLSLNQGVWETDTVLSDATYLYDMVHPSQDLNRSYGYLWWLNGQEDFMLPGLQLTFGGSLIPDAPDDMYSALGLNDQKIYVVPSQDLVVVRQGNSAGEVLAGPSSFDNQLWQMIEDLVCEPSDLAENAGVQLSIFPNPVTDEIQISTSATILAYRVRDIHGRPKGSKRPLIEGPIDCSHLAQGVYLLELETTGGMIRKTFVKN